Proteins found in one Neofelis nebulosa isolate mNeoNeb1 chromosome 3, mNeoNeb1.pri, whole genome shotgun sequence genomic segment:
- the CFAP97 gene encoding cilia- and flagella-associated protein 97, producing the protein MDRFGDVSEGEVDHSFFDSDFEEEKKCESNSVFDKQNDDPKKRIDEDTENVNLKFGIQRKENEIKKKILPEEHPVENDNMRTRNSLSLSTSRSKKLWDATTGHKIHLPTPSRIPKIVKEGDDDYYTDGEESSDDGKMQHVRSKSAKPPNNLKKNISKKYSKSNSSSSSSSLSSSSSSSGTDCSDAGSDNCISDSSPSLKKRLSGVTHLSPKQKYKSGVKSTGTRPSSTKPKVNDYTEESEDTVTDVTPLSTPDISPIQSFELGASNDQKVKVKRQENVSQEVYGNVEDLKNNSKCLKSTKKGKEKTGPDLTPESSLLDSNVDHRYKQKVLHDTMDLNHLLKAFLQLDKKGPQRHHFDQPSVAPRKNYSFTREEVRQIDRENQRLLKELSRQAEKSGSRSTIPRRSIVHPPKLYHSALNRQREQQRIERENLALLKRLESVKPTVGMKRSEQLMDYHRNMGYLSSSPSTRRVRSTLGQYSPLRGASRTSSATSGLSCKSERPVFDTSSGLLLRPKPPNVRTAWL; encoded by the exons ATGGATCGGTTTGGAGATGTATCAGAAGGTGAAGTGGACCATTCTTTCTTTGACAGTgactttgaagaagaaaagaaatgtgaaagtAACTCAGTTTTTGACAAGCAAAATGATGACCCTAAAAAGAGAATAGACGAAGATACAGAAAATGTAAACTTGAAATTTGgaatacaaagaaaggaaaatgaaataaaaaagaaaattcttccagAAGAACACCCCGTAGAAAATGATAATATGCGAACCAGAAATTCTTTATCATTGTCCACTTCAAGATCAAAAAAATTGTGGGATGCTACAACAGGGCATAAAATACACTTACCCACTCCAAGTAGAATTCCCAAAATTGTGAAAGAAGGTGACGATGATTATTATACAGATGGAGAGGAGAGCAGTGATGATGGGAAAATGCAGCATGTCAGGTCCAAGTCAGCTAAACCACctaataaccttaaaaaaaacataagtaaaaagTATTCCAAAAGtaattcttcttcctcctcttcctctttgtcttcCTCATCTTCAAGTTCAGGTACAGATTGTTCAGATGCAGGGTCTGATAACTGTATTTCTGATTCATCTCCATCATTAAAGAAACGTCTGTCTGGTGTAACCCACTTGTCaccaaaacagaaatataaatcaGGAGTAAAATCAACAGGAACACGGCCTTCAAGTACTAAACCAAAAGTCAATGACTACACTGAGGAATCTGAAGATACTGTGACAGATGTCACTCCTCTCTCAACTCCAGACATCAGCCCTATTCAGTCTTTTGAACTGGGAGCATCAAATGatcaaaaagtaaaagttaaaaggcaagaaaacgtGAGTCAAGAAGTATATGGAAATgttgaggatttaaaaaataattcaaaatgtttgaaatcaaccaaaaaggggaaagaaaaaactgGGCCTGATCTCACTCCAGAATCTTCATTGTTAGATTCCAACGTAGACCACAGATATAAACAAAAAGTCTTACATGACACAATGGACCTCAATCATCTTTTGAAAg CTTTTCTGCAATTAGATAAAAAAGGACCGCAAAGACACCACTTTGATCAGCCTTCAGTAGCACCAAGGAAAAACTACTCTTTCACAAGAGAGGAGGTGAGACAGATTGATAGGGAAAATCAGAGGCTTTTGAAAGAACTCTCAAGACAGGCTGAAAAATCAGGAAGCAGAAGTACGATTCCTAGAAGATCCATTGTTCATCCCCCTAAGTTATATCACAGTGCCCTcaacaggcagagggaacaacaaaggattgaaagagaaaatttg GCTTTATTGAAAAGACTTGAATCTGTGAAACCAACAGTTGGTATGAAACGCTCTGAACAACTGATGGACTATCATCGCAATATGGGTTATCTCAGCTCATCACCATCCACCAGACGAGTGAGATCAACTCTTGGCCAGTATAGCCCGTTAA GAGGAGCTTCTAGAACATCCAGTGCTACCAGTGGTCTCAGTTGTAAGAGTGAGCGACCAGTTTTTGACACATCCAGTGGCCTGTTGCTAAGACCTAAGCCCCCTAATGTTCGTACAGCTTGGTTATAA